A single Oceanispirochaeta sp. M1 DNA region contains:
- a CDS encoding YaiI/YqxD family protein yields the protein MKIWVDADACPVAIKEILFRCADRRNISITLVANQTLRIPKSPNISFIKVPAGFDVADNEIVKQMKSGDLVITADIPLASEVIDEGGIALNPRGDLYTQENVKSRLAMRNLMDTLRSGGMDTGGPAALNKKDIQAFANQLDRWLTKHIK from the coding sequence ATGAAAATATGGGTAGATGCTGATGCATGCCCCGTGGCAATTAAGGAAATCCTTTTTAGATGTGCAGACCGTAGGAATATTTCTATAACTCTGGTGGCAAACCAGACACTACGGATTCCCAAATCTCCAAATATTTCTTTTATAAAAGTTCCAGCCGGCTTTGATGTAGCAGACAATGAAATTGTAAAGCAAATGAAATCGGGTGACTTGGTGATTACCGCCGATATTCCTCTGGCTTCCGAGGTTATTGATGAAGGGGGTATTGCATTGAACCCAAGGGGAGATCTTTATACTCAGGAAAATGTAAAATCCCGCTTAGCAATGCGTAACTTAATGGATACCCTTCGATCCGGAGGGATGGATACCGGAGGTCCGGCAGCCCTAAACAAAAAAGATATTCAAGCATTTGCCAATCAATTGGATCGTTGGTTAACTAAACATATTAAGTAG